The sequence TTAATGCAGTTGAACGTAACAGTTAGCGATAacaaaaaactttaaaaatggAGCTTTATCTCTCTAATGTCTGAATGTTTGACATTCATATTGGATTTCATTCAAGTGAGCAAGTACACCTAAGGTTTTGAGTCCACTGAGTCTTGATACAAGAGGTGTAACCCCAGTTGAAGgtcaaaaagaacatttagaAATAATCTATAAAATACATGTAGCTCATTTTTGGACTTAATCCCACAAAATGAGCAGCACAGGATCAGGGGTGCTGTTGCACCTTGTGAAGAATCAAGAAAATGCTAAcgtcagcaaatttgaagGGGAAGAGTCTCGGACAAATAGAAAAGGTCACAAAGCAGgcagctatttaaaaaaaattgcacacaATGTGTAGAAACAATCGACAATTACAGCGTTATGTCATGAACTCCTGTGAggatattttttgttgttgttgaaaatgttgacTGATATATCACTTTGTTTTGGTGAGGGTCACAACACCTGTAGAGGAAAAATACGGTTGTCAACAATGCCCTATTGTAATGTTACGTTTTAGTTTAAAATCCCTCAGGAAGAGATACTGCTCGTATCCCCACGAGCAGTATTATATCTTGTTTTGACTGACTTTCATTTGGACTAAATTCACAAGACTCGCTCAGCCCAGCACCTCTCCTACACATTTTGACCTCcgccctccctctctctctgacTCTGTGTCTCTGTCAAGAGGAAACTCCATGATATTGTCCTGGTGGAAAACTACTGGCATTCAGGCCCCAGCTTTGTTCATTGTCTCATGTTGGACGGGCCCAAAAACAGGGAGCGTCTTCTATAACGAATGCAGCAAAAGACTTCACGCTGTTGTGTAAGTGCTTCTAATCAAGCAGCATAAACTTTGGAagtaagacaaataaaaacaagttatCGACATAGTAAACTCAAGGCGACTCGTTTCCGAGCCTGAAGGCCCACTGAGTGGGACACTTCATCATAGAGGTCGgtgatgtttttgttcaaaacCTCTGAGCCAGTGCTTCTTGTGATGTCGTTTTGCTAATTTTATGGTTTTTAAATCGATCGATAGATGATTCAGATGGCGTTACTGTCTGGGTTCAGGTTCATCGGTCCTCATGACAAACAAAAGGAGGCTGCACGGACTGTATTTAGCGGGCTCTCATGCATACCATCATAGGCCgtgtttttttcagtttgtcaTTTGAGTCACGTCAGGAATAAACCCGGACAAGGGTGCTAATTGTAGTTCAGATCAAAATGGCAATTGTTTCCTCAATCAGACTATATTATCATCCACACATCAATTTCTGTTAGGTTACCAAGCAACAGCTCCACATTCTCAAGATAGATGAGCCACTGTACACTGTCTCTTTGGTGTATTCTCGGTGAGCAGTAACATTGATTTTCTAAAGTGCTTGTTCTCATTAGGGGTCAAAGGTGACCCAACGTTCTGATTGTTAGGTCATCACAGGGCACCTCACggtcacattcacacctatggacaatttaggGTCTTCATTTAACCTAACGCTTGTTTTGGAATGCTgaataaagtaaaaacatgTAAATCCAGAAATGTTACACCACTTGGGATGACCAGTGGGACATATTGCGGTCACAATAACCTAAATTCGAATCACAAGAACCCTATCAGGGAATATTTCATGGATTTGTAACTACATTTTTCTTTAGAAAAAGGAAGTATCAGCCGGGGGggaaaaactatttttgaAATCATTGATTTGTAACAGGGTTTAAAAAGGAAGGAGACTAATTAGTCGTGTCATCACATGGTGGTGTGATGTGGGGGTGACTTATTCAGATTGTCCTCAAGCTTCTCCTAGATCTTGGATGTCGGTCAAGAGTGTGGCAACGAGAGGACGTCTTCCTTCTGTCataaacttttttatttatgggaGTGGCAAATTTGTGGCCAACACGCATTTATTTTGTCcccaggggaaaaaaaaactatgaacAAAGTGAGCCTTGACGGTCAAAGAAATTAtggaaatatgaaataagcaGGAAACTCGAGATGCTTTGTTCAATTTCTAATGGtgcatttttttgctgttatgGCAAAGTTGTTCGAAAAATGTGTCATGAATCTTGAACCATGTAAACAAAGCCAAAATTAGTTTTTATCTCGATGGCACAGGGACTATGAACTCATAATGTGAGAATGTAGGTGAAGGTGAATGGAAAACTTAAAGACACGTGTGCGACGCCTCAGGTTACAACAAAGTCTGTTTATGTTTCATCTGCCTGATGTTTGGACCCTTATcttatcattttctttttgtctttttgaccCATCAGAGCACTGAAAGCCTGTGGCTGGTGCTAGCGACGAACTTAGCAAGGCTCGTcaatttattcaattttatttgcattgtgCTAATATCAAAGCATTTATCACAAACATATCAACTGGAAAAACAAGAACACTTATCCTAATAGGCTTAGGTAAACTTTTGATGTTGGTGTTTTGTTGACTTTTAAACGGTGAAGGAGAAGAACAGTTGAAACTAActgcatattttcattttaataagtAGTTTTGATGTTTCAGCAATCAAATTAGGTTGTCTTCCATCACTGATGATCAGCATAGCACACCTAGTTAGCTAGCTGTAattagtcaagtcaagtcaagtttatttatatagccctaaatcacaagcagtctcaaagggcttcacatatacaAAACAATTAGCTAGTTAGCTATTTATATACCCAATTATGGCATCCACTTGTTACCAATTAGCCTGTTCACCTGCAGGATGTTCCAAACAGGTGTTTGATGAACATTCCTCAACTTTCTTGGTCTTTTTTCCACCtcttgcagcttttttttttgtgggatcGGTTATAGCCGTGAAGTGCTTGTGTGTGACTTCTTACAgcaaataccgtaattttcggactataagtcgcgggtttttttcatagtttgggtgggggggcgacttatactcaggagcgatttatatacatatatatggttttttttttcacttttttgggcattttatggctggtgcgacttatactccggtgcgacttatagtccgaaaattacgtaTGTTGATTAATGCACACGTCATGTTACGAATGCGTATGAAGGTAACGTTTATGTAACTTGATGAACCATCCGCTTTTTCCTGCAAATGTCAGCGCTGCCTCGGGATTGCCGTCTTGTCAAACGGGCCTCGTGTGTTATGTCATATTGCCGCTGGTTTGTTGAGCCCCTTAGAGTGTTTGCACCTCACTTGACACGCCACACTGCAAGCAATGCTGACTTGGCAGTGCATCACATGACACGTTTgctgtcttttgagtttgtttttgaaaaatgttcaacACAGAGCAGCGGCACGCGCACGGGGTTAGAGGTCACACAACAGCAATCTTAATGCTTGATTTGTTCATGTCTGCAGAAAAATGACGCTTTTATAGcacatgtttttggaaataaGAAAACTACTGAGCAGAAGTCAGAGCAGAGACAAGTGCTCTAGAAAATGGTTGCATTGGTGAAAATTAAATTTAGGAGAAAGTTTGGATTGATCACAAGTGAAGGTTAAATTCGATGGAATCTGAGTGGAAGCAACAAATATGCTTTCTTTGgctctttgtcatttttaagaaTTCCAACTATTTCAAACTGGTCCCCTGGTGTCCTTTCAAGGCATTTCGTGTTGCAACATTGCTTTTGTCAGTGGGAGCCAACTGTGGAATTCCTGAGGTTGAAAACAAACCGATTCctaatacaattaaaatgtcatgaCACTCGACTAAGCAgacttggagaaaaaaaagttgagcagAAATTAGAGGTCAAAAGCTCTGTTTAATTTCTTATACCAAATATTTGATTAGTTGGCACCGGCAAACTCTGTAATGTTTGATTTAGCACTTCATGAACAATGCTGTGTGCCAAAAAAGTCGCATTTCTTTGCAGCGTTTTTATTGGCACTAGTCAGCCGGCCACCACTCCTTGTGGAATTTTCCAAGCTGCGAATTCATTTCCACTTTTAGCTCcttatgcgtgtgtgtgtcataaatatatgagtgtgtgtatttgttaaCCTGTTGtttattaaacacaaaaaacaatgacctGGCTATGATCGAAAGTAGTGGTAAGGTGAAGAAGCATCTGCTCAATTACATTGAGAAACCTTGACCtacaaaacatgcacacacacacgcacacacacacacacacagacgcacattcaaatcaaattacaAGCCTTCTTGTTTGCCAAACTGATGCTCAAGGGTTCTCCAGCAAGACTGTGTGTTGACTTAAGGGTGCCGCTCACATGATATTGCGTAATGACCTAGACTTGGAGCATTCCAAGGCCTTGTATCCCACAATGTGCCTTAACTGAACATGCAACGGAGCAAGAAGGACAAGGGCAAATGTCAACATTCTCGGGGATCGCTGATGGTGTAGGGGTACACTCGCTTGTCTTGTGTGCAGGCACCATGAGTTCAATTCCTGCATTGatggcatgtgtgtgtgtgtgtgtgtgagacccaaaaaaagaaaaacattctctTGTCTTGGGCTCCCCCTATAGGTACATTTGGTTCATTAAAAAAGCAGTccgttttttaattaaatgtaattGAATAATTTGTCACATAAAAAACAGCATAACACAGTGATGGCTGACTTATTATTTTTCCCGTTTAAGTTCCTTTTTAATGTTATATATTTTCCTTGTTTGTCTCCCAGCAAGCTGCGTCAACCTTACTGCTCCACCATCCCTTAGGAGTGTTTTGGatcatcaccatgacaacgAGGGTTGCAATGGGACAGCTGGCCCAGATGGAGGAGATCCTCTGGAGCGTCATCAGGTATTTGTGTTTCGGGATCACATGTTAGACAAATGACCCCGAGCGCGAGAACTGCACTTCATCTTACTGACAAATGAACTCAAATTCATAGTTGAGATTCGTATTTAGTATCTGCagatgtacctaatgttgtggccatCGAGTGTAAGACAGTGATCTTTTTAAGAGGACATGAAGCTAAAACAGAACCCGTTAATGTTATTAGTCTCTCTAAGTGAAAATGCCTGCTTTGGAAAAACAGCAATACATCAATTGGCCCATTgttctgttttctttccttctttggACTCAAGTGTTGCTTGCTGCTTGTTTAGGAGTCTTGGCGCTTTCACTTTCATCTTTGGCGTATGTTGTGACTTGTTGCAGTATGCTCTGAAGACCAACATCCATCAAAGAATCCCTCTTGAGATGTTTGGCAATGTCATCACACACCTTCAACATCTGCACGAGAGTCCGTTCAGATTTGCCGTGACTTTAACGAACATTTTCAGGCAAAATCCTTCCATGATGAGCACCACAGCAAAATATTAACAGGTGTTCAAGTTGCCCTTTTGCACGTCACCTAAAATACTCTGCTGTTATCTCCTCAAAGCGCTAAATCACAcattcactttgtttttggtCCTCTCCCAAAATATCCAAACCCCCCTAAAGCTCGGCATCACCGCCATCCAGCCGTCCGGCCCGCCGCTATAAGCCGCCCCTCTTTCTCACTCGGACGTTTATTTTTAGGCTTCAAACAACTGCTCTCCTAAAAATGGGCCTACCCCCGCACGGGTGGAGGTGGAGCGCTGCTATGTATGGCGTTCCTTCTCCCCGGTCAGCCTCCTTCACGGGCCGGACCGTGCGCTCCTCTGTTGAGGTGTGAAGGAGCGAGAGGAGCAGGGCGAAATAAAGGATGCATGCAAAAGCGGGATTTCTAGGGATAACTCGGGAACACTGATGGACTTTTTTCTCCAGTCTTCACATTTCCTCTCGTAACCTCTCTCAGGGCCTGCGTGACCTTTGCGACTAACAACTCAACACGCACTTTGGGGGACTTTTTGGAGCTCGTGGACACCATAGTCGAGGACCATGCTCGCCCTCTGGTTGGTTCTACTCCCGTGCCTGGGCCTGGTGCCCGTGGCCCCGGCCGAGAAGGGTCTGGAGTTCCCGCAGTACGACGGGAAAGACCGCGTTCTCGACATCAACGATAAGAACTACAAGAAGGCCTTAAAGCAGTACGACATGCTATGCTTGTTTTACCACGAGCCCCTGGCAGACAACAAGGAGCAGCAGAAACAACATCAGATGACGGAGCTGGTGCTGGAGGTGAGCATGATGAAAGATACGGttcatttaaagaaaatgaaatatcaCACTTACATTTTATACATGCAATTTGTCATTTCGCCATTATTCATCAAATGCATCGCTAATCAATCGACCTCCATGTACAGTCATTAGAATGGGGTTGCTTATCATGCAACaatcaaatgacaaattcAAACTGAAATATAGTATGTctgcacaattatttattttcaagtaCACACTGACACCTGAAGGCCACACTCCATCAGGAGGAGGGAGTCACATTGCAGGAAGGTTCAATGCCACCACTAGATGCCACCTCTATCGTGAGCTTTATATTGTTTCACACTGCAAGAGCTCACGAGACAACCTTTGGGAAGGCTCAATAATAATAGTATAGGTAATATTTCtaattttattccattttaatAAAATTCTAGTTCTGTGAGTTAAGAGTTCACACACTtggcattttatttcaatttagtTGAACTTCCTTTATTTGACTTTCTATTTGAATCACAATGTCCTATAATTCAAAAAGGCCTCCATtaaataattgcattttttcaaaacatgatCTTTTCAAATATCAAGATCATTCACCGCACAGTGAAGtcaatttctttttgaagCATACACTGCTGGAAACAATGTGCACACTGCATCTCAAGTTACACACAGTCCCGACCTCCTGCTTAATGTTGACGTTAATCGCATGCCAGCAATGCACACTTGATATTTTGATATTCGCTAGTGTTCTTGACTGGTATATTCAACTATATTGAAAAAGTCAGTTTTGGCCTAAAACAGTCACTTCATTTGGATAAACTCCAACAAACATcacaaaagcaaattttgtTGAATTTCCCAACTTAAATGAATAAGGAAAGCTTAAAGTCAGCTATTATTTTTACAGTGTACACATTGTATAGTTCCCTCGTGAGTAGTACGCTGATGTCGAATAAATGAGGGACAGAAATGCAAGTCTACTGAACGTATCTCCGTTTGTGATCCAAATGCATTGTGATCCAAATATAAATCACCGTGTCGTAGCGGGAGCGTTCACTTCGGAACAACTGCCTCGCTCATACTTTtgtgctatttttagaacaatcTGGCTAATTATGTAACTATGTCTCTGTGCCCTCCAGGGTATAACAATCTACATCTTCCCACTTAGTGGCTGCACCAAAGCAATAACACATGACTGGTTTTCTAATTCATcacatgcaattttttttttctttttttctgcagctCGTGGCTCAAGTCATGGAAGAGAAAGACATCGGCTTTGGAATGGTCGACTCCCAAAAAGATGCCAAGGTGTCGAAGAAACTAGGCGAGTGTAGTCAACGAGTGATGAGGAGGATTTCATTAATATGATGCAACTGCAGTATGTTGTTGTCTATTGATTTTGTATTGAATTGAAATATCAAGAATATGGAAGGccattttaaataattcaacTTAAGTGAACATAATTTTACTTGatatcatttcaaaaaaaaaaagtatttttttgtcatttgtttttgtatgtgagCAAGTCATTTATCAGTATTTAAttagattttatttgatttctttttgtttgatttgatttccgTTTGCCACGTCAGGCCTGGAGGAGGAAGGCAGCGTGTACGTGTTCAAAGCCGATCGTGTGATTGAATTTGACGGCTGGCTCTCGGCCAACACCCTGGTGGAGTTCTTGCTGGATGTGAGTTCAACCACTCATGAACCCTAATTTCAAACTTTAACTTGAAATCCTATCTATCACCAGCTTGAAGCCCCACCCAAACTTGAAATAATCCTTTGAAACCCTCACCCTGACTGAACCTTGACACCCCAATTCCAAACCCattcccccaaaatgtttcCCTTCTCTGCAGCTATTGGAGGAGCCCGTGGAAGTGATAGACAACGCTCTGGAGCTGAGGGCTTTTGACAGGATGGAGGAGGACATCCGTGTCATTGGTTACTTCAAGGGCGAGGACTCAGAGCGTAAGTATCAAGAACGGAAAGCTCTCGTTTTCGATTTTGAGAAACAAGTTTttcttgtgttgttgttgttcggGCTCAATTTTAATCAGCTCAAACggcaatttaaaaacaacaatagtATAACATGCAAGATTAGCTTGTAACTGTACAACAGCCATAAATTtgacgccatcttgtggcatctttaAGCAATTACAAAACATTCTGGGTTGGCATAAAATACTGTACTCtgtcaaaacacaatttatatTTTGGGCCTACAGTAATTTATGGGGGAAAAgccttttaaatataaatgattGACAtttatggaaatatttttctttgatggaaaggaggggtgtgtgtgtgggggggggggcgtcatCCACTTACAACCCCTTAGTTTGCCACTAAGCGCTATAGTGTCCTGGTGCCTCTGTGTCTACTATCTGGTTTCAATTGAAGAAATACAGTGCTACTTCATCAGTGCAATTTTGCCCCCTCATCTCAGCGGATTTGCGGCTCCATTTATATCCTGTCTAAACAACGCAGCTGCTGTCACATCCGTGACCCATAGCGCACCATGTGTGGGAGCGAAAAGCGCGGCTCAAAGTTCATCTATTTCCAACCAGGCGACGTGCAAATGTCATGTATGTGATGGAGCAGAGGTGGCGAGATAACGTTCTCGCATCTTTAGATTACGACGCCTTCAAGGAAGCCGCTGAGCAGTTTCAACCCTACATCAAGTTCTTTGCCACCTTTGACAAATCTGTGAGTGAGCGAGCAAGCATTCCATCACCTACGTTGTTTCCCCGAAGCCACATGTCCTTTTGTATTTCTCACTGCAGGTGGCCAAAGAGCTCACCCTGAAGTTGAACGAGGTTGACTTCTATGAGCCCTTCATGGAGGAGCCCGTCACCATCCCGGGAAAACCTCTCTCCGAGGATGATCTAGTCGACTTCATAAATGAGAACAGACGGTAAACAAACGACGtagaaacaggaagtgcttTCGAAGATGTGACCTACCGTGTGTTCAGCTTAGTCAAAACACTACAAGGATCAAGAAATATAGCACAAGCAaagcatagcatagcatagcacCAAAGTGCTACCATTTATGATGAAGtggtaaaacaaaaacaatacacGGTAGATCCAAATATAACGCACTCATTCAACTACTTCGAATTCCTTCAATGTCCTTTTGGTTGTGTTGTATCATTACTCAGTGTCGTTTGCGTGTCTTCAGGCCAACTCTGAGAAAGCTGCGTGCAGAGGACATGTTTGAGACCTGGGTAAGCCTcgatgaaaaacaaatttagCAACAGCTTGTTACAATGCCACATTCATCCCTACTTTTTCTGGACACGTCTGGTTTGTTTTTAGGAGGACGACATCGAGGGCATCCACATTGTGGCGtttgcagaggaggaggacccAGGTAAGTGAGACCTTGCCGTTGTCTGAAACACTGATCGTCTCCTTCAGCATAGCGGTCACCCTCAAAACCCTTGGTCCATTATGATCGGACAATTATTAGAGGTACATGTATTCAGAATGTTTGGGTACAAAGCAATACAGAGGCCAGAGAATGACAAAGAGATGCCCCTCCTGGCCACCCTTTAGCTCCGGCCCTGCATACACGCAAATACTCTTAGTTCAAGAAAGGCTTTGCCTGTATTTGTGTGGGGTGGTGGACAGGTAACAGCAAATGGCTTTGTTCATAAAGGGTaaagtaaaaactccaccaaccACCTTCATTTGGTCCCTTACTATACAAATTATAAGCAGCTCTCAGAGGGCAACATGTTGGACTCCTCTGCCCTACAGTAACAAAATATTGAGAAACATTCCAGCATTTGTTGCATAATGCAgagagatttaatgatttgctGCCATTACTATTAAAAGGACTTCCTGTTTGGACAAACAGGGAGAAAATGCAGATGTTCATCATTATGGCGGATTTCCCCTTGAGCCTGCTAGTTTTCCTAGAAGTCGTAtattcgaaaaaaaaaaacgagtacATTGTAGTTTTCCAATGAGAACCACGAGTTTCCAAATGTTCTATTTCTGTttatctgaaaaaaataaataacttgcTGATTATGTTTGTCGTTTCTCTCAGATGGTTTCGAGTTCTTAGAGATCCTGAAAGAGGTGGCCCGGGACAACACACACGTTCAAGAGCTCAGCATTGTGTGGATTGACCCTGATGACTTTCCGCTGGTGAGCGTTCATACATTTTTCATGCCAACAATAATTGGAAGatcatttcaatcaatcaCTTGAATGCCTCTAGTTGATCCCCTACTGGGAGAAGACCTTCAAGGTGGATCTGTTCAGACCGCAGATTGGAGTCGTCAACGTTACAGATGTAAGTCCATGATGtgtcgtgtttgtgtgtctgtgtgtagtATGTGACATTATCACATAACACTATGCGTATGTGTGCGACTGTGCAGGCCGACAGCGTGTGGTTGCTaatggaagaagaggaagatttGCCCACGGCTCAGGAGCTGGAAGACTGGATCGAAGACGTCCTCTCGGGAAAAGTCAACacagaagatgatgatgacgatgatgacgacgatgatgatgacgacgatgatgatgacgatgatgatgacgacgacgatgatgatgagtaATATGCATCTTTGAACACGAATAATCTCATAACCCCAACCAACATCAGCAATTCCGCTGCAGAACATGCGAACAGTTGCTGTTTTTAATAAGCATACATGGATCTTCAATACAGTAAATTGACGAGGTTGAGGTTTAGTGATTGACAATTCACATATAGCCTACATC comes from Syngnathus acus chromosome 21, fSynAcu1.2, whole genome shotgun sequence and encodes:
- the casq2 gene encoding calsequestrin-2 translates to MLALWLVLLPCLGLVPVAPAEKGLEFPQYDGKDRVLDINDKNYKKALKQYDMLCLFYHEPLADNKEQQKQHQMTELVLELVAQVMEEKDIGFGMVDSQKDAKVSKKLGLEEEGSVYVFKADRVIEFDGWLSANTLVEFLLDLLEEPVEVIDNALELRAFDRMEEDIRVIGYFKGEDSEHYDAFKEAAEQFQPYIKFFATFDKSVAKELTLKLNEVDFYEPFMEEPVTIPGKPLSEDDLVDFINENRRPTLRKLRAEDMFETWEDDIEGIHIVAFAEEEDPDGFEFLEILKEVARDNTHVQELSIVWIDPDDFPLLIPYWEKTFKVDLFRPQIGVVNVTDADSVWLLMEEEEDLPTAQELEDWIEDVLSGKVNTEDDDDDDDDDDDDDDDDDDDDDDDDDDE